A genome region from Primulina eburnea isolate SZY01 chromosome 9, ASM2296580v1, whole genome shotgun sequence includes the following:
- the LOC140842117 gene encoding uncharacterized protein, whose translation MPFISPTENEPTTPTFVPETQLSDRESPIEVVNLENVDSGAEGRKKRSTWRKVEDEVLARSFVTISDDPIIDNDQKAEAFWGRVASYYNDNRPADRPMFTPQSVDHLVSTKKARTSESGASNTSSNQDVSLHVDLIEEENRPMGQKAAKRKGKCKMRSDMECMTTNLDNMFAKFTEYTSMKNVEVEMKQKQLEVEEMKAKAAMGKVQLKEYAILSKDTSQMTYEHLIIHERLCQEIRGKWNI comes from the exons ATGCCATTTATTTCTCCGACGGAAAATGAACCGACCACTCCGACTTTCGTCCCAGAGACTCAATTGTCCGACCGTGAATCCCCAATTGAAGTCGTAAATTTGGAGAATGTGGATTCTGGCGCTGAGGGTAGAAAAAAACGGTCAACCTGGAGAAAGGTTGAAGACGAGGTCTTAGCGAGATCGTTTGTCACTATCAGCGATGACCCAATCATCGACAATGATCAAAAGGCGGAAGCTTTCTGGGGACGTGTTGCAAGCTACTACAATGACAATCGTCCCGCAG ACCGTCCAATGTTTACTCCACAGTCCGTTGATCACCTTGTTAGCACGAAGAAGGCAAGGACCTCGGAGTCGGGAGCAAGCAACACCTCATCCAACCAAGATGTGAGTCTACATGTAGAcctaattgaagaagaaaatcgtCCAATGGGTCAGAAGGCAGCAAAAAGAAAGGGAAAATGTAAAATGAGATCGGACATGGAGTGTATGACAACAAACTTGGACAATATGTTTGCAAAGTTTACTGAATATACAAGCATGAAAAACGTTGAAGTTGAAATGAAACAAAAACAACTCGAAGTAGAGGAGATGAAAGCAAAAGCTGCTATGGGCAAAGTTCAACTAAAGGAATATGCAATCCTTTCGAAGGATACTTCGCAAATGACATATGAGCATCTTATCATCCACGAACGTCTATGTCAAGAGATTAGGGGGAAATGGAATATTTAA
- the LOC140841093 gene encoding LOW QUALITY PROTEIN: BAG family molecular chaperone regulator 7-like (The sequence of the model RefSeq protein was modified relative to this genomic sequence to represent the inferred CDS: deleted 3 bases in 2 codons): MSRCKRFEVIDYSPSYVIKETSIFSPYRSILLNPSLPSFPFLESELDQAFELLHFTPNPPLFLDEFDAITDLIQIEEYPVYSTTRRVTRCKEFGYGTERHLKSLSDRVSDLELGFDRLQKEKPRRGKKIGERKYTWTAEIKGPEKDGDRKYKLTAEIKDGKDEKHGLEKNYKWTAEIKGKGRDHVPIERTYTYKVSSGGGRGESDKGENKRCEKGKGKGEARIVEIEDPSNHRAVVLRQAFAKRVEKSRGKRRVLSPEDAAALIQITFRAYLIRRSQALRALRELAVAKTKLKEIRALFHNFTYRRRLARDAEERQRFSEKIIVLLLTVDAIEGADRTVRAAKRSMVDELEAMLDVVDPQPPGKSFSTRRRQFDMPDGSMNKELAAGVAQVIQMLDQEANGSETLEE; the protein is encoded by the exons ATGAGTAGATGCAAGAGATTTGAGGTTATCGACTACTCCCCGTCATATGTCATCAAAGAAACCTCCATTTTCAGCCCATACAGAAGCATTCTGCTGAATCCCTCGCTT CCTTCCTTCCCCTTTCTTGAATCTGAGCTTGACCAGGCTTTTGAACTTCTGCATTTCACCCCGAATCCACCCTTGTTTTTGGATGAATTCGACGCTATCACGGATCTGATCCAGATCGAGGAATACCCAGTTTACTCCACAACTCGCCGGGTCACCCGCTGTAAGGAATTTGGGTATGGAACCGAGCGTCATTTGAAGTCGCTCAGCGATCGGGTGTCGGATTTGGAGCTGGGTTTTGACAGGCTCCAGAAGGAGAAGCCGAGGAGGGGGAAGAAGATTGGGGAGAGGAAGTACACGTGGACGGCTGAGATTAAGGGCCCTGAGAAAGATGGG GACCGGAAGTATAAGTTGACGGCGGAGATCAAGGACGGGAAGGATGAAAAGCATGGGCTGGAGAAGAACTACAAATGGACTGCTGAGATTAAGGGAAAGGGCCGGGATCACGTGCCGATCGAGAGAACGTACACTTATAAGGTGTCGAGTGGCGGCGGAAGGGGCGAATCGGATAAGGGTGAGAACAAGAGATGCGAGAAAGGGAAAGGGAAGGGTGAAGCTCGGATTGTTGAGATTGAAGATCCCTCCAATCATCGGGCCGTTGTTTTAAGGCAG GCTTTTGCCAAGAGAGTGGAGAAGAGCAGGGGTAAGAGAAGGGTGTTGTCTCCAGAAGATGCGGCGGCGCTGATTCAGATTACTTTCCGAGCTTATCTTATTCGAAGATCTCAGGCTTTGCGTGCGCTTCGAGAGCTGGCTGTTGCCAAGACCAAGCTAAAGGAGATCAGGGCTTTGTTCCACAACTTCACTTATCGTAGACGCCTCGCCCGCGATGCGGAGGAGCGGCAGAGGTTCTCCGAAAAGATCATCGTTCTTCTTCTCACCGTTGATGCCATTGAG GGTGCTGATCGAACAGTTCGAGCTGCTAAAAGATCTATGGTGGACGAGCTGGAAGCAATGCTGGATGTCGTAGACCCTCAACCACCTGGGAAATCCTTCTCCACGAGGAGGAGACAATTCGATATGCCCGATGGCTCAATGAATAAGGAACTCGCAGCAGGTGTTGCACAAGTGATTCAAATGCTCGATCAAGAGGCGAATGGTTCCGAAACTCTCGAAGAATGA